DNA from Pseudomonas putida:
CCAGGCAGCGCAGGCCCCCACGAACAGGGCGGTCGACAGGAATGCGGCCAGCGCCATGTGCGCCAGGCGGTAAGGGAACGACGGATTGAAGACGATCTTGAACCAGTCCATCGGCGCGACACGACCATCGATGATCTCGATGCCTTGTGGCGTCTGCATCCAGCTGTTGGACGAGAGGATCCAGAACATCGAGATGAGCGTGCCGATGGCGACCATGATGGTGGCGAAAAAGTGCAGCTTGCGCCCTACCCGGTCCCAGCCGAACAGCATCACACCCAAGAAGCCTGCTTCCAGGAAGAACGCCGTCAGCACCTCGTACGTGAGCAAGGGCCCGGTCACGCTACCGGCGAAATCGGAGAAGCGCGCCCAGTTGGTGCCAAACTCATAGGCCATGACCAGGCCCGAGACGACGCCCATGCCGAAGTTGACCGCGAAGATCTTCGACCAGAAGTGGTACAGGTCCTTGTAGACCACGTTGCTGGTCTTGAGCCAGCAGCCTTCGAGCACCGCAAGAAAGCTTGCCAGGCCAATGGTGATGGCCGGGAAGATGATGTGAAACGAGACCGTGAAGGCGAACTGAATCCGCGCCAGGTCCAACGCACCTAGATTCGACATGACAATTTCCTTGTAGGCCGTAGCCGGTTGCCCGGCCAGGGCCTACCCACAGAGGGAACGTGAGGGTTATTCGGCGACGGTGTGGATCAGGTTGTCGGGACGTGCCTTTTCCAGCTTGATGGCGACGAACTTCGACGTAGGTGTGTAGGTCCGGTCGCCGTAGCTTTCCAAAGGCACCAGCGGGTTGGTTTCCGGGTAGTACGCCGCGGCCTGGCCCTCGGGCAGGTCGTAGGGCACCAACTGAAAGCCCGATACGCGCCGCTCACGACCGTCCTCCCAGAGCGACACCATGTCCACGCGCTCGCCAGGTTCGAAGCCCAGGCGGCGGATGTCCGCTTCGTTGACGAACACCACCTCGCGCAGACCGAACACGCCCCGGTAGCGGTCGTCCAGGCCGTACAGGGTGGTGTTGTACTGATCGTGCGAACGCAGGGTCTGCAGGATCAGGTCTGGCCGCTCGCCGCGCTCCAGAACGGTCTCGTTGACCAGTTGCGCCGGCAGCTCGCTGGGCGTGAACTGCGCCTTGCCGGTGGCGGTATTCCATTCGCGCTCGGCTGCGGCGTTGCCCAGATGGAAGCCACCCGGTTGCTGCAGACGGACATTGAAGTTCTCGAAGCCTGCAATGGTATCGGCGATCAGATCACGGATACGGGCGTAGTCGCCGATCACCCATTCCCAATCGATGGGATGGTTGCCCAGGGTCGCCTTGGCCATGCCGGCAATGATCGCCGGCTCCGAGCGCAGGTGCGGCGAGCGGGGTTTGAGCTGGCCGTGGGAGAGATGCACCATGCTGAAGGTGTCCTCGACCGTGACGCCTTGCGGGCCTTCGGCTTGCAGGTCGATCTCGGTACGGCCCAGGCACGGCAGGATCAGCGCATCGCGACCGGTCACCAGGTGCGAGCGGTTGAGCTTGGTGGCGATGTGCACGGTCAGTTCACACTTGCGCAGCGCGGCATGGGTGCGCGGGGTGTCGGGTGTGGCCTGGGCGAAGTTGCCGCCCAGTGCGATGAACACCTTGGCGCGCGCTTCTTCCATGGCCTTGATGGCGAGGACCGCGTTATGCCCGTGCTCGCGCGGCACTTCGAGCTGAAAGCGCCACTCGATCGCATCGAGCAGGCGTGCCGGTGGCTGCTCGTCGATGCCCATGGTGCGGTCGCCCTGCACGTTGCTGTGGCCACGCACCGGTGACAGGCCCGCGCCTGGCTTGCCGACGTTGCCGCGCAGCAGTTGCAGGTTGATGATCTCCTGCACGGTCGGCACCGAATGGCGATGCTGGGTCACGCCCATGGCCCAGCACATGATCACCCGCTCGGCCTTGCGGTACATCCGCGCGGCCAATTCGATCTCGGCCAGGCTCAGGCCGGACTGCTCGACGATATGTTCCCAGGACGTGGCATCCAAGGACGCCAAATAGGCCTCCACACCCGAGGTGTGCGCCTCGATGAAGGCATGGTCGAACACCGCCGGCTCGCCCTTGGCCTGGGCCTCGCGCTCCCACAGCAGCAGGAACTTGGCAATGCCGCGCATGGCCGCCATGTCACCGCCCAAGGCCGGGCGGAAATACGCGGTGTTGGTCGGCTCCGAGCCGTTGCTGAGCATCTCGAACGGGTGCTGAGGGTGTTGGAAACGCTCAAGGCCCCGCTCCTTGAGCGGGTTGAAGCACACCACCTGGGCGCCACGCTTGACCGCCTCGCGCAGCGGTTCGAGCATGCGCGGGTGGTTGGTGCCAGGGTTCTGGCCGATGACGAAGATCGCGTCAGCTTCTTCCAGGTCGTGGAAGACCACGGTGCCCTTGCCCACGCCGAGGGATTCGCCCATGCCCACGCCACTGGCTTCGTGACACATGTTCGAGCAGTCGGGGAAGTTGTTGGTGCCGAAGGCGCGCACGAACAGCTGGTACAGGAACGCCGCCTCATTGCTCGCCCGGCCGGAGGTATAGAACTCGGCCTGGTTGGGCGACTCGAGTGCGTGCAGGTGCTGGGCGATCAACGCGAAGGCCTCGTCCCAGGAGGTTTCCACGTAGTGGTCGGTCGCCTCGTCGTAGCGCATGGGGTGGGTCAGGCGACCTTGGTACTCAAGCCAGTAGTCACTTTGCTCGGCCAGGGCGCTGACGCTGTACTGGGCGAAGAACGCAGGGTCCACCGAACGCCCGGTGGCCTCCCAGTTGACGGCCTTGGCGCCGTTCTCGCAGAACTTGACCATGTCGCTTTCCGGCGACTCGCCCCAGGCGCAACCGGGGCAGTCAAAACCACTGTTCTGATTGGTCTTGAGCATCATGCGCAGGTTCTTGAAGGCGTTCTCGCTACCCAGCCAGGCCTTGGTCACGCTCTTGAGCGCGCCCCAACCCGCGGCCGGCCCATTGTAACTTCTAATATGTTCTTCTTCGCTCATCGGGGGACCCTTTGATTGATACTCGGCGGGAGATCAAATTGAAACGCCAACTTCCAACACACGTACAGACGTTGAAGAACACGCTTCAAACTTTTACAGCGGCAGACTATTTTTGCCGCCACCCTCCGTCAAATCAAAAGTAATGACGATGTGATCGGTATTATCTATCACACCGCCAAGCTCTTTATTTCAGCGCACTTCTCCGCCGTGATCGACCACACTTATCAAGTATTAACAAAAAACAATTGGACAACATGAGCCCTTGTCTTTCGTTCAAGAATGACTCATTAATCCCGAGCGCATGCCATCTTGAAAGCACTGGTTGCTGTGTTGCTTGTCCAGGCCTATTCGCGGGTAGCGCTACGGTTAAGCCTGTACCCAACCTGTGACCCGCGAACACCGTCGCAGCCGGTGACATACACCTTATTGCCCGGTTGGTGGGCAAACCGTTCTACAGGCTCGAACTTACTGCCGCGACCCGCAGCGCTCGATGGCTTTGAGGTGCGGCACGAAATTGCACGGTCGATGCCGTGAATCCAGTTGCTCCACCAAAATGCCCTCCCAGGCCGTGCGACAGGCGCCGGTCGAACCCGGCAGGCAACACACCAGCGTGCCATTGGCCAACCCGGCCAGTGCGCGGCTTTGCACCGTCGAGGTGCCGATATCCAGGATGGACAAGGCCCTGAACAGCTCGCCAAAGCCCTCGATGTGTTTGTCCAGCAAGCAGGCCACCGCCTCTGGCGTGCTGTCACGCCCGGTGAACCCAGTACCACCGGTGATCAGCACGACCTGTACTTCATCGTCGGCAATCCAGCCTGCGACCTGGGCACGAATCCGATAGAGATCGTCCTTGAGCAAGGCACGAGCCACCAGGCGATGCCCCATTTCCACGGCGCGAGAGGCCAACAACTCGCCTGACGTGTCTGTTTCGAAAGTCCGGGTATCGCTGACCGTCAACACGGCGACGTTCAGGGGTATGAATTGCACAGCGGGTTTTGAACTCATCTTCAACGCTCTACATAAACAGGGACGGTTATTCGCGAGAATCTAAAGCGCCCTGCCCTGTACGTCCAATCGATAATACATACCCCGTTATCGATATCGCCTATCACGATTGCTTGATCAGCGAAATCTATCAGGTGTTCGTAAATTCCCATTGGACACTGTTGCTCTTTCACTTTACGTTTCGCCGCCACAGGGTTTCGACTCTCTCAATACACTTACTGCCGGCGTCAGCATGTAAACGATCGGTTCAATGCAGCACACCTCCGATACGACTCATGTGTTTGCAGGGCGAGCGATGGATATCAAACAACTTAAGTTTCTGATTGCGTTGGACCAGACCCGGCACTTTGGCCAGGCTGCCGCGTTGTGCCATATCACCCAACCGACCCTCTCGATGCGCCTGCGCAACCTGGAGGACGAGCTTGGCCTGATGCTGGTGACCCGTAGCCAGCGATTCGAAGGGTTCACCGAGGCGGGTGAACGGATCCTGGCCTGGACGCGCACACTGCTGGCCGCCTATGACGGCCTGCAGTCCGAAGCCGCCAATTGCCGCGGGCAGACCGTCGGCAGCTTGCGCATCGGCATGGTGCCGCTGTCGAGCTTCAACGCCATGCAGTTGCTCAAGCCACTGCTCACGCAGTACACGGAACTCACCGTACAGCTGTCATCGCTCAGTTCCGAACAGGTGATCGACGGCCTGAGCCGTAACCAGATTGACCTGGGCATCTGCTACCTCGATCGGGTCAACAGCAGCTATTTCGAGATCATCGAGCTGGGCGCCACCCGCATGGGCCTGCTGTACGACACCCGGCACTTTCGCTTCGACGAGACCGAACTGCCTTGGGAAACGCTCGCCGAGCTGCCGCTGGGCCTGCTCTCCCAAGGCATGCACTACCGCCAGTCGCTGGACCTGAGCCTGCGCAGCCGCGGCCTGCATCCCACACCGGTACTCGAAAGCGATTCGACCTACCAGTTGATCCAGGCCGTCTGCGCCGGGATGTGCTGCGCCATCATGCCGCTCGACGATGGGCTGGAAGAGCTCAGCGAACATATCAGCATCCTGCCCATCGCCAGCGCCAATATCCACGCACCGGTTGGCCTGCTGCTGCGCCGCAACGAACCACGTTCGGCACTGGCAGAAAAATGCTTCGCCCAAGCCCGCGCCTTGCTCACGCCAGGCCCGCACCCGGTCGTGGGCCAGACCGCCTGAGCACCCGACAGACAGCGCCCTTTTGAACCCGCACTCAGCCGGCATGACGCCATGCCCTGGAGCCCCCATGACCTCCTCCGTCGACTCGCCCTCCCCCTTGACCCACCTGGACATACGCGGCAACGCCCAGATGGTCGATGTCACCGACAAAGCCGAAACACACCGCCAGGCAACCGCCGAAGCCTGGGTGCGGATGAAGCCTGAAACCCTCAACCTGATCGTTACTGCCGGTCATCCCAAGGGCGATGTCTTCGCGGTATCGCGCATTGCCGGCATCATGGCCGCCAAACGCACCCATGAGTTGATCCCGCTGTGCCACCCACTGCTGTTGACGGCAATCAACGTGGAGATGAAGGCGGTCACCCCGGACTCTGTGCGCATCATCGCCACCTGCAGCCTCAAGGGCGTGACCGGCGTTGAGATGGAAGCCCTCACCGCAGCGAGCGTCGCGGCGCTCACCCTGTATGACATGTGCAAGGCCGTCGATCGCAGCATGCAGATCGACTGGGTGCGCCTGCTCAGAAAATCCGGCGGACGCTCCGGCGCCTATCGCCTGGGGGAACTGCCGTGATCCGACTTCAGTACTTCGCAAGCTTCAGGGAGCGACTGGGCCTGGACGCCGAATCGCTGCCCTGGACGCCCGCGCTCATCAGCCTGCGGGCAGTGCGGGACCTGCTGGCCGAGCGCGGTGAGCCCTGGGCGACCACGCTGAGCCATTCAGGCCTGATGTGCGCACGCAACGAGGTGCTGTGCGACCTGGACGAACCGCTGCACGACGGCGACGATATCGCGTTCTTCCCACCAGTCACTGGGGGCTAGGCCCTGCCACCAGAGCCCGGCCATGCTCGTTTTGTTCAGGCCCTGAGAACGCGACGACTCAGCTGAACTCCGAGCGCATCACCCGCACCGGCACGGATTTGTAGGACGGCGTACCGCTGTCCACATCGATGTAGTCCAGTGGCACCAACTGGTTCGCCTCCGGGTAGTACGCCCCCACCGAGCCAGGGGAGATCTTGTACTCGATGGCCGTGATCCGCTCATAGCGCATCTTCCTGCCATGGGAGACCGTCTCGATGTCCACCAGATCGCCATGGGCCAGACCGCGCGCCTTGAGGTCCATCGGGTTCATGAACAGGACATCGCGTCTACCGAACACACCGCGATAGCGGTCGTCCAGGGCATAGATGGTGGTGTTGTATTGATCGTGGCTGCGCAGGGTGATCAGGCGCAGCACGTCATCTCCGTCCACCTCTTTGTCTTCATGCAGCCCAGGGAAGACGAAGAATTCAGCCTTGCCGGACGGCGTCATCCAGATACGTTCGGTCGCCGGTAATGGCATACGGAACCCGCCGGGGACACGGATGCGCGCGTTGTAGTCGTCAAAACCTGGAATGGTCTTCTCGATCAGGTCACGGATCTTGTCGTAGTCAGCGGCAAGCTCCAGCCAGGGCACCGGGCTGCCCGGCAAGGTCGCATGGGCCATGCCAGCGACAATGGCCGGCTCCGAGCGCAGGAACTGCGACGCCGGGGTCAGCTTGCCGGCCGATGCATGGACCATCGACATGGAATCCTCGACGGTGATCGACTGACGCACGCCCGCTTGCTCATCCAGTTCGGTACGGCCCAGGCATGGGAACAGGAATGTTTCCTTGGCCACCAGCAGGTGAGTCCGGTTGAGCTTGGTGCCGATGTGTACGCCCAGCTCCAGCGTGCCCATCGCGGGGAAGCATTGACCGGGGTCGGGCAATGCCACGGCGAAGTTGCCGCCCAGGCAGAGAAGCGCCTTGGCGGTGCCAGCAATCATCGCCTGCATGGCCTGTACGGCGTCGTGGCCATGGTCGGTCGGCGGCTTGAAGCCCAGCACCTCTTCGATCTTCTGCAAGAAGCTGGCAGACGGTTTTTCGGTGATACCCACGGTCCGGTTGCCCTGGACGTTGGAGTGGCCACGCAGCGGGCAAATCCCCGCACCCGGCTTGCCAAGGTTGCCCCGCAACATCAACAAGTCGCAGATCAGCCGTACGTTGGACGTGCCTTCATTATGCTGGGTGATGCCCATGCCATAGGTGACGATGGTCGCATTGGACTTGGCATAGGCTCCGGCCACCTGCTCGATCTGGGCCTTGCTCAAGCCACTGGCATGCTCGATGTCTGGCCATGCGGTGGCCAGCAGATCGGCTTTCAGCGCGTCGAAACCATTGGTGTGTTCTGCGATGAACGCGTGGTCGAGTACCTGCCCAACGGACTCTTCGAGCTCCAGCAACGATTTCATCACGCCCTTGATCGCTGCCGCGTCGCCGCCCGCCTTCACCTGCAGGTAGGTAGAGGCGATACGCGTGGAGCCATACGTCGCCATCTCGACCATGTTCTGCGGGTCGGCGAAACGCTCCAGCGCCCGCTCGCGCAGTGGATTGAAGACCATGATCGGGACCTTGCGCCGCGATACCTCATGCAAGGTCCCCATCATGCGTGGATGGTTCGTTCCAGGGTTGTGGCCGATCGAGATCACCAACTCGCAGGACTCGAAATCGTCCAGCGACACCGACCCCTTGCCCATGCCAATGGAGCGTGGCAAGCCCACGCTGGTAGGCTCATGACACATGTTGGAGCAGTCAGGGAAATTGTTGGTGCCCAGGGACCTGGCAAACAACTGGTAGAGATAGGCTGCCTCGTTGGAGGCCCTGCCGGAGGTGTAGAACTCGACCTGGTTGGGTTCCAGGTTGCGCAGGATCTCGCCGATCCTGGCAAATGCAGCCTCCCACTCGATCGGCTGGTAGGTATCGCTGGCTCGGTCGTAGACCATCGGGTGGGTCAGTCGCCCGAGGTCTTCGAGTTCGTAATCCGAGCGGTGGAGCAAGGTCGCCACCGGATGGCTGGCGAAAAACTCAGGCGTCACCCGCTTGTTGGTCGCCTCCCAAGTCACGGCCTTGGCGCCGTTTTCGCAGAACTGGAACGTCGAGCGGTGCTCTTTGTCCGGCCAGGCACACCCAGGGCAATCGAAGCCGTCGGGCTGGTTGGTGCGCATCAGCGTGACGGGCGCCTTCAAGGTGTCCATCTGCTCTCGCACCGCCGTCGCCGTTGCCTTCAGTGCACCCCAGCCTCCTGCCGGGCCATCATAGTTACGAACACCTGGAACCTTGCGTCGATTGGCCATGGTCGCTCCATACACGATTCATGTTCATCGCCATGAACCGAGGGTTGCGTAATGGGCCGCTGCTGTAGCGGGCCGTGGGGAACGTTGTGCTTCAGGGCTACGGCAAAGCGTAATTCGCCTTTGACGATTGCTCAATGCAGGTCCGGCCCACACCTGCTGTTGTGCCCAAGACAGCCCCCATCAACGCCTCGCCATCCTGCGCCGATACTGGCGAGCGCGCAGGGCATCGGCCAACTGCTGCACGACCAATGCCCATCCCGGCGCGACCGTGGGTCGGGACGCCTTGCCTCGGGCAAGCTTGTTCAACTGGTACTTGACCACCGCCATGTTGGCGAGCGAGGCGAGCGCTTTGTTCTTCCAGGTGATCGCCGGCAGTTGCGCAGCGTTGAGCTGTCCCGCCTGCCAGTCACAGGGCAACGCGGGATTGATCGCCAGCGCGGTGCCAATGCCGACCATTTCCACACCACTGTCGATCACCTGCTCGGCCACCGGCAACCGCCGGATACCACCGGTCACCATGACTGGCATGGTCGCCACTTCGCGAATCTCTCGGGCAAACGCTAAAAAATAGGCCTCCCGCGCCAAAGTGCGGCCATCCCGCGCCTGGCCTTGCATGGCGGGCGCTTCATAGCTGCCGCCAGAAAGCTCGACGAGATCGATGCCCAGTGGGTTGAGCAGCCCCACGACCTCTTTGGCATCGTCAGCACTGAAGCCGCCCCGCTGGAAGTCAGCCGAATTGAGCTTTACCGCGACGGCAAAGGCTGGCGACACAGCCGCTCGCACAGCCTTGACGATCTCCAGCAGCAGGCGCGCGCGGTTCTCCAGGGAGCCGCCCCAATGGTCGGTGCGCAGGTTGGTCAACGGCGAAAGGAACTGGCTGAGCAGATAGCCATGGGCTGCATGGATCTGCACGCCGGTAAAGCCCGCCTGCTCTGCCAACTGCGCGCTTCGGGCAAAACGCCGGATGACGTCCTCGATGACCTGCGTCGTCATGGCCTGTGGCGTCCTGAAATGCCGGGACATCGAGCCCAGCTCCAGAGACACCGCCGACGGCGCCCACGTCGCCTGGCCAAGATTGGCCGGCATCTGTCTGCCGGGGTGGTTGATCTGCAGCCAGAACTGCGCGCCCTGCGCACGCCCGACCTGAGCCCACTGCCGGAACCGCTCCAAGTGCAGGGCATCTTCCAGAACGATACCGCCCGGGCCGGTCATGGCGCGGGCGTCGACCATCACATTGCCGCTGATGAGCAACCCCGCGCCGCCCTGCGCCCACGCCTTATAAAGGCGCATCAATCGAGCAGATGGCGCATGGTCGGCGTCGGCCATGTTTTCTTCCATGGCCGCCTTGGCAATGCGGTTTACGAGGGTGGAACCGTTTGGCAGTACAAGGGGGGTGAAGGGGTTCATGGCGGCACCTCATTGAACGGTGCCAGCGACGATATCCTTAAAGTCAACTTGAAGGTCAACACCCGCTTCGCGATGTTCTGGCGACCTCCCGTTTGCGCGACCTACGTGGATGCTAGCGGTCGACGTCCGTCTTGTTCGCGGCCATGTCTTCACGTAACTGATTCAGTACACGCTGCGTATTGTCTGCGCATGGCATGCCTTCGGGCTTGCTCTGGATGCCATCGATCACCAGCAGCAGTTGCTCCTTGTTGCGCGCCAGCCGTTGCTGCAGCGCGTCGATTTCCTCGACCTTGCGTTTGAGCCCATCGAGCAGTTCATCATGGCGCCAGCCGTTGGCGTTGACGGGCAGCAGATGGCGGATCTGCTCCAAGGTGAAGCCCGCCGCCTGGGCACTGGTGATCATCTCCAGTACCCAGACGGCGTCATCGGCGTAGTCGCGGTAACCGTTGGCCTTGCGTTCGACCGAGTGGATCAACCCGCTCGCCTCGTAGAAACGAATGCGCGACGGCGCCAGGCCGGTGATCTTCGCCAGCTCGCCAATTTTCATGAATCACCTTGTGATGAATTGACCTTGAAGGTCACTTTAATCCTCAGGCGGGTCACCGGCCAGCCGTACCTTCGAGGCCGGCGATCACCTCGGCTGCGGTAATCACCTTACCAAAGTGGTGCTTCCAGAGATCGATGCCCAGTTGGCCGGATCTGTCGAGGGAGGAGCCAACGGTCAGATCGGTGATCAAGGTGGGGTTCAGCCCTGCGTCGAACAGCGCGAAGCCTGCGGCCAGCACGCAGGTTTCGGTCTGCAGGCCGCAGACCAGCACCCGGTCGACGCCCAGGCGCTTGAGGTAGTCGATCGTGGCGGGCGTCTGCCCGTAGCCGTGCTTGACGAAGACCTCATCGGCCTCGATCAGGTTTTCGTCCTCCGCTGCGGGGTGCCAGCCGAGCTGGCGGTGAAACGGCGTGACCCGCTCGTCATGCAGCTCGATGGAGGCAACCGTGGGAATCTTCGCAGACAGATGCCGGACGCGGTCGATAAGCCATTCCGGCGGGTTGAAGGTGGACTGGACGTCGACGATGAGCAGCACCTGCTCCATGGGCATTTCCTAGCGCGATGTGAAAGGTGCGGAGTATATCGTCCGAAGGTGCTCGGGGGCTGTCCTGCAGCCAGTGGTGACTGCGCCAACGTATCAGCATCTGGTTCGGCCAGGGCACCACCGGTCATGTGAAGGAATCTTCATGTTCCGCGCAGGCGCCTGACACTGGGGGGATCAGCGGTTTCGTCGCGGTTCGGCCCCCGTGGGTGTCTTGAGCGTCCGTCCCCCCTTTGCGTAGCATCGCCGGCCCTCGGCGCAGCCCTCCCCTCATCACCAGAGCTTCCGATGCCCCAACCAATTCCCTTGAAGGACCACGAAAAGGAAAAGCACCTGGTCAATCGCAGGCTGCTCGCCTGCGCGGCCCTGGTGATGAGCCTGGTAGTGGTGCTGGTGGGCCGGCTCTATGTGCTGCAGGTGGTGCAACATGAACAGCAGAGCGCGGTGTCGGAAAACAACCGCGTGCACGTGCTGCCCATCCCGCCCGAGCGCGGACTGATCTACGACCGCAATGGCGTCGTGCTGGCCGACAACAAACCCAGCTTCAACCTCACCATGACCCGCGAGCGCGCCGGCGACAGCGCCCAGGTGCTCGACACCCTGGCCCAGGTGCTGGGCCTGGGCGAGGACGAGCGCAAGCAATTCGACAAGGACCTGCGTCGGGGGCGCAAACCGTTCGAGCCGGTGACGTTGATGTTCGGCCTGTCCGAAGAGCAGATCGCGCTGATCGCGGTCAACCAGTTCCGCCTGCCGGGGCTGGATGTCGAGGCGCAGTTCATCCGCGAGTATCCGTTGGGCGAGCATTTCGCCCATTCGGTGGGTTATGTCGGGCGCATCAACGAAAAAGAAGCCAAGACCCTCGACAACACCGAGTACCGGGGCACCCAGTCAATCGGCAAGACCGGCATCGAGCGCTTCTACGAAGACCAGCTCCATGGCCATGTGGGCTACGAAGAGGTCGAGACCAACGCCCAGGGCCGGGTCATGCGGGTGCTGCGCCACCAGGATCCGATACCCGGCAAGGACCTGGTGCTGACCTTGGATGCTCATCTGCAGCAAGCTGCCGAAAAAGCACTGGGCGAGCGTCGTGGCGCCGTGGTGGCGCTGGACCCGGCCACGGGCGATGTCCTGGCGATGGTCAGCAACCCCGCCTTCGACCCCAACCTGTTCGTCAAGGGCATCAGCTTCAAGCAGTATGCCGCGCTGCGCGACTCGATCGACCGACCGCTGTTCAACCGGGTGCTGCGCGGCCTCTATGCGCCGGGCTCCACCGTCAAGCCGGAGGTGGCCATCGCCGGCCTGGACAGCGGCGTGATCACCCCCGGCAGCCGGGTCTTCGACCCGGGCTACTACACCCTGCCCAACTACGACCACAAGTACCGCAACTGGAACCACAGCGGCGATGGCTGGGTGGACATGTACAGCGCGATCATGCGCTCCAACGACACCTACTTCTACGACCTGGCACACAAGCTGGGCATCGAGCGGCTGCATGACTACATGGCCGAGTTCGGCCTGGGCCAGAAGGTCTCCCTGGACATGTTCGAGGAGGCGCCGGGCCTGATGCCTTCCCCGGCCTGGAAGCGCGCCACCCGCCGCCAGGCCTGGTTTCCTGGCGAGACGTTGATCCTCGGGATCGGCCAGGGCTACATGCAGGTCACCCCGCTGCAACTGGCACAGGCCACCAGCCTGCTGGCCAGCAAAGGCGTCTGGCATCGTCCGCACCTGGCGCTCAGCGTCGGTGGCCAGGCGCCCGTGGACCCGCACCCGATGCCAGACATCGTGTTGCACGACAAGCACGCCTGGGACCAGGTCAACGTCGGCATGCAGATGGTCATGCACGACCCGCGCGGAATCGCCCGCGCCGCAGCGGCCGGGGCCCAGTACCGCATCGCGGGCAAAAGCGGCACCGCGCAGGTGGTGGCCATCCGTCAGGGCGAGCGCTACAACCGCGACAAGACCCTCGAACGGCACCGCGACAATGCCTTGTTCGTCGGTTTCGCCCCGGCCGATCACCCAAGCATCGTGGTGGCGGTGATGATC
Protein-coding regions in this window:
- a CDS encoding MerR family transcriptional regulator, whose amino-acid sequence is MKIGELAKITGLAPSRIRFYEASGLIHSVERKANGYRDYADDAVWVLEMITSAQAAGFTLEQIRHLLPVNANGWRHDELLDGLKRKVEEIDALQQRLARNKEQLLLVIDGIQSKPEGMPCADNTQRVLNQLREDMAANKTDVDR
- a CDS encoding isochorismatase family protein — its product is MEQVLLIVDVQSTFNPPEWLIDRVRHLSAKIPTVASIELHDERVTPFHRQLGWHPAAEDENLIEADEVFVKHGYGQTPATIDYLKRLGVDRVLVCGLQTETCVLAAGFALFDAGLNPTLITDLTVGSSLDRSGQLGIDLWKHHFGKVITAAEVIAGLEGTAGR
- the mrdA gene encoding penicillin-binding protein 2, with translation MPQPIPLKDHEKEKHLVNRRLLACAALVMSLVVVLVGRLYVLQVVQHEQQSAVSENNRVHVLPIPPERGLIYDRNGVVLADNKPSFNLTMTRERAGDSAQVLDTLAQVLGLGEDERKQFDKDLRRGRKPFEPVTLMFGLSEEQIALIAVNQFRLPGLDVEAQFIREYPLGEHFAHSVGYVGRINEKEAKTLDNTEYRGTQSIGKTGIERFYEDQLHGHVGYEEVETNAQGRVMRVLRHQDPIPGKDLVLTLDAHLQQAAEKALGERRGAVVALDPATGDVLAMVSNPAFDPNLFVKGISFKQYAALRDSIDRPLFNRVLRGLYAPGSTVKPEVAIAGLDSGVITPGSRVFDPGYYTLPNYDHKYRNWNHSGDGWVDMYSAIMRSNDTYFYDLAHKLGIERLHDYMAEFGLGQKVSLDMFEEAPGLMPSPAWKRATRRQAWFPGETLILGIGQGYMQVTPLQLAQATSLLASKGVWHRPHLALSVGGQAPVDPHPMPDIVLHDKHAWDQVNVGMQMVMHDPRGIARAAAAGAQYRIAGKSGTAQVVAIRQGERYNRDKTLERHRDNALFVGFAPADHPSIVVAVMIENGEAGGRVAGPVVRDVMDAWLLDDQGHLKTQYAGGTGQAAVPHA